TTCCAACTGTTGGTCAGAGATCTCCGCGTCAGCAATCTCTTTCAGAGTATCGATCCAAGAGTAACCAACGCCATCAGAGAACTGCTCTTTTTGACGCCAAGCAACGCTTTCTGGCAGGTAGTGAGCAAAACACTCACGGAGTACCTGCTTCTCTATCTTATCGCCTCGACACATCTTGTCTTCTGGATTGATGCGCATCGCTACGTCCAGGAACTCTTTATCCAGGAATGGTACGCGTGCTTCAACACCCCAAGCGGCCATCGACTTATTGGCACGAAGGCAATCAAATAGATTTAGTTTTTCCAGTTTGCGGTTTAACTCTTCGTGAAACTCTTTTGAGTTAGGTGCTTTGTGGAAATAGAGGTAGCCACCAAATATCTCATCAGCACCTTCACCGGATAACACCATCTTAATACCCATGGCCTTAATCTTACGAGCCATCAAGTACATAGGGGTTGATGCACGAATGGTAGTGACATCATAAGTTTCGAGGTGATAGATCACGTCGCGTACGGCATCTAAGCCTTCTTGTACGGTAAAGTGGATCTCGTGGTGCTGGGTGCCAATATGGTTAGCCACTTCGCGGGCAGCTAATAGATCGGGAGAGCCCTCTAAACCAACCGCAAACGAGTGCAGACGCGGCCACCAGGCTTCTGATTCTTCATTGTCTTCGACGCGGCGTGCAGCGTACTTATGGGCAACGGCAGAGATCACTGATGAATCAAGGCCACCAGAAAGCAGTACTCCGTAAGGTACGTCAGACATCAGTTGACGTTTAACGGCGGCTTCAAGAGCAGAACGCAGATCTTCACGGCTAGTGCTGTTATCTTTCACAGCATCGTAACTTTGCCAGTCACGTTTATAGTAGGGGCGAATTTCACCCTCTTCGCTACTCAGATAGTGTCCAGGGGGGAAGGTTTCTACTTTATTACATACCGGTGTCAGCGCTTTTAGCTCTGAAGCAACGTAAAAATTGCCATGCTCGTCCCAGCCGATATACAGCGGGATGATACCTATGTGATCACGGGCGATCAGGTAGCTGTTCTTCTCTGCATCGTAGAGGGTGAAGGCAAACATGCCATTCAGGTCGTCGATGAAGTTAATCCCTTTCTCTTTATACAGAGCCAGGATCACTTCACAGTCTGATTTTGTTTGAAACTGGAAGTCGACGTTCAGTTCGGCTGCCAATTCTTTGTGGTTATATATCTCACCATTCACTGCGAGTGCGTGAGTTTTTTCCGGGTTCAGCAACGGCTGGGCACCGGTATTGACGTCAACAATCGACAAACGTTCGTGGGCCAATATTGCGTTATCATTTGCGTAGATGCCTGACCAGTCAGGGCCACGGTGGCGCATTAGCTTAGAAAGCTGTAATGCCTGCTTACGCAACTCTGCCGGGTCGGTCTTTATGTCAAGAATGCCGAAAATAGAACACATACCGTTCCCTGTCTCCTGAATACGTCTCTGATGGGTGTGGGCACTGACTTTAGCACATTGCCCACAGACCAGTAATGGTCTTAGCACTCTGCCATTCTATGGGTAAAAATCAAGTAAAAAGTCACTTTGAGCGCATAAATATGTAGTTTTTATGCAGTTGCGGTGAAAAATAGCGGCGGAGGGGGATAAACAACGGTCAAGGTAACAAAGGCTACCTTGACCGATTTAGAATAACAAGATTACTGCACGTTTTCAGCGTCGCTAAACATGCCTTGGAACAGC
The window above is part of the Corallincola holothuriorum genome. Proteins encoded here:
- the asnB gene encoding asparagine synthase B; protein product: MCSIFGILDIKTDPAELRKQALQLSKLMRHRGPDWSGIYANDNAILAHERLSIVDVNTGAQPLLNPEKTHALAVNGEIYNHKELAAELNVDFQFQTKSDCEVILALYKEKGINFIDDLNGMFAFTLYDAEKNSYLIARDHIGIIPLYIGWDEHGNFYVASELKALTPVCNKVETFPPGHYLSSEEGEIRPYYKRDWQSYDAVKDNSTSREDLRSALEAAVKRQLMSDVPYGVLLSGGLDSSVISAVAHKYAARRVEDNEESEAWWPRLHSFAVGLEGSPDLLAAREVANHIGTQHHEIHFTVQEGLDAVRDVIYHLETYDVTTIRASTPMYLMARKIKAMGIKMVLSGEGADEIFGGYLYFHKAPNSKEFHEELNRKLEKLNLFDCLRANKSMAAWGVEARVPFLDKEFLDVAMRINPEDKMCRGDKIEKQVLRECFAHYLPESVAWRQKEQFSDGVGYSWIDTLKEIADAEISDQQLENVEFRFPINTPDSKEAIMYRQIFEEHFGNNESVLRTVPHGKSVACSTPEALKWDESFQNLNDPSGRSVGVHNESY